The Silene latifolia isolate original U9 population chromosome X, ASM4854445v1, whole genome shotgun sequence genome contains the following window.
GGGTCAAGTCAGTTTGAAGGAGTCGTTCTGCTTGAAGAACAGCGTGGTAACCACGATTAAGGGAAGGGAGCGGGTCTAATTGAAATTGTTGGTTGCGAAGCGGTCCATACAAGCTACGGTCTAGTCCCATGAAAAACTGATGGAGGCGTTCATTATCTAGTCTCTTAATAGCCTTAGCAGCGATACCACAGGTACATTTTCCGCATTCACAAGCAAACGGGGGTTCATGGACAGATAGGGCATCCCAGAGAGATTTTAGTTTTCCATAATATTCAGTAACGGACATACCTTTCTTTTGACGACATTCACCAAGTTTGGTTTTTAAAGAGTGAATCGACGTACCATCAACGACGGCGAAACGTTCTTCTAAATCAGCCCACATAGCAGCCGCATCTTCGACATAGGGTACACTCTCAAGGACCGACGGGTCGATGGTATCCCGCAGCCAAGAGACGATGGTACAATGAACCACTTCCCACTGGCCGAGCATAAATTCGTCCGTGGGTTTGTCAACGGACTTGTCACAGAAACCAAATTTCCGACGAGATTTTAGTGTCATCCGCATCGAACGGCTCCAGTCATCATAGTTATGATTGTTGAGTAAGACGGTGGAGAGTTTAAGATTTGGAAGATCCCCGGAACCGAGATAAAACGGAGATAGGGGATCGATGCGAGGGGTAGTGGGATTCGTTTGAGAAGTGACTGCAACTTCGCCAATAGCCATGGCAATAAGTTTAGGGTTTAGTTTGTTTTATGAAAAAATTAAAATTGGCTCGATGATACCATGATAACAGAGGAAGCGTGAGGCAGAGAATTGGAAAACGTAATATTGTGTTGTGCTTTCTCATTGATAATCATCAAATATATAGTACATAGCAAGGGAGCATATCACAAATAATTAGGAACTAACTTGATTTGTTACCAAACCTATTGACTAACAACTAGGAAAGTATAAACTAATTGCTAGAAAATAGGAAAGAATAACTGATAATTAGGACGTATATTGTGCTAGCATATATCGCACAATATCCGTCTAatattatacatgtataaagtaCAATAAGGAGTGAAATTTATACGTAATATTTACATCGATATGAGAAATTGGGGAGAAATTGAAAAATCCGGTGAGATTTTGACCGGAAAAATAAAAGGGATTTCATTTCACTTTATACCAAAGTTAAGGGGTTGTTTACTCCAAATCAAACTTAAGGGAGTTAATCTCACATCATATCAAGCTTAAGGGGGTCATTTATTACTTTCCCGGTTAACATATGGGTCATTAGTTGAGTTTTGTAATAAGTAACCCTTGCTACAATTGGTTGTAAGTTTGTTAACATGTGACGATTTTGTACGGGTTTTGTATTGAGCATGTTATAGTCGATTGATCTTGTACTTGGGGGATTGATTTATTGTATGGGAGACTTAAAGAAGGTAGCATTTAGGCTATTTTGATCAAGTCAATGGGAAAGTCAAGGAGGTTAAACCATCTAGTCAAGATAAGTCAACGAAAGTCAAAGGTCAACCTCGACTCAAGTCAAAGTTGGTCAGCCAAATGTGAAAGTCAAGGGAAGTCGATTAGGAGTCAAATAATTCACAAGTCAAGGGAAGTCAAGGCAGGATTCAAGTCAACAAAAGTCAAGCAGGCACCATTTTGAAGTGAAATCGTCCAGGAAAAATAGCAGATTGCCAAAGCCTCAGCAATCTGTCGTCCCCAAAGCAGTCTGCTGTCATCCTGGACCTGGTTCCCTTTCTTCCGTCATTTTAACCTTCTTGGGCCTAATCTTGGTGATTAACCTAGAACCGTGTGCATCACTATATAAACCCCAAAATTAAATTTTGGGGTTCcattgattgatgataacatgcccatttgatgtgtgctttcttagtttaccttttcaggatttatgcttaaatcaagcttggattaagaagtgttgaagttgttattcatcccattgtattgagtctttagcgtcatctaatgtacaagttagacaGTTAAGTATTTTAgggtaatagaaacagtcaagacgactgttactttcacaagtaacagcagcctggactgttgcctcaattcgtaacaACTTGAATTCtttcttatctttcaaaagcctcTTTTACGTGTCTCTCTTTTTTGAAAGATAAAACTTCATATTTTCATAAGGATTTGGCCTTCAATAaaaagtggtttgaataattatcatttttgaaatgtttcctctttgtgcaaatttgtccctttggtcttttagaaaacaagaaatgctttttgccatatttgtgtaaacttgtcatcatgtgacttgtttttccctctttgttttctgaatttgcatgagcttttgtGGATaattttcaaacactctttctctctttttgccTTTGCATAAGAACTTTCTTTAGTGCAAGTATTGGGTGGTTGTTGAGGCtcatcacatgtgaggtctttgacccttcaaaaccctagcaactcccttactcatcctctctataaaaggcgtgccatTCCCTCATAAAAATCCCAAGACTTTTTCTGAAATTtatttcaagtttgcaaattgtttttcaaagcttaaaaccgtgtttattttgcaaaacttctaagagtcttcaagttgttacaatcatggctactgttactttaacatactaaactctcttgcttatgaattgttgatcttgtaaaagttgtccacctcaattctttgttaagaataagttagtggaaacttgatccttataa
Protein-coding sequences here:
- the LOC141619926 gene encoding uncharacterized protein LOC141619926; the protein is MAIGEVAVTSQTNPTTPRIDPLSPFYLGSGDLPNLKLSTVLLNNHNYDDWSRSMRMTLKSRRKFGFCDKSVDKPTDEFMLGQWEVVHCTIVSWLRDTIDPSVLESVPYVEDAAAMWADLEERFAVVDGTSIHSLKTKLGECRQKKGMSVTEYYGKLKSLWDALSVHEPPFACECGKCTCGIAAKAIKRLDNERLHQFFMGLDRSLYGPLRNQQFQLDPLPSLNRGYHAVLQAERLLQTDLTPPDVTEFVAYAVPGVQRTPSDWKAIREKQKLERRKLFCNHCQINGHDLQSCFIKLNKFPDWWGSRP